A genomic region of Ensifer adhaerens contains the following coding sequences:
- a CDS encoding branched-chain amino acid ABC transporter permease: protein MEYFVQQLVNGLTLGSIYGMIAIGYTMVYGIIGMINFAHGDIFMLGGFAALIVFLILTTFIGGVPVVLALLLMMIVGMLTAGLWNWTIEKVAYRPLRGSFRLAPLITAIGMSIALSNFIQVTQGPRNKPIPPLVSSVYNVFGITISLKQIIIIIITAILLSIFWYIVNKTPLGRAQRATEQDRKMAALLGVDVDRTISVTFIMGAALAAVAGTMYLMYYGVVVFTDGFVPGVKAFTAAVLGGIGSLPGAVLGGLLIGLIESLWSAYFTIDYKDVATFSILAIVLIFKPSGILGRPEVEKV from the coding sequence ATGGAGTATTTCGTCCAGCAGCTCGTCAACGGGCTGACTCTTGGGTCTATTTATGGTATGATCGCAATCGGTTATACCATGGTCTACGGCATCATTGGCATGATCAACTTCGCCCACGGCGATATCTTCATGCTCGGCGGTTTTGCCGCTTTGATTGTCTTTCTTATTCTCACAACATTCATCGGGGGCGTCCCGGTTGTACTTGCGCTGCTGCTGATGATGATCGTCGGCATGTTGACCGCAGGGCTCTGGAACTGGACGATCGAGAAGGTGGCTTACCGGCCGCTGCGCGGTTCGTTCCGTCTTGCGCCGCTGATCACGGCAATCGGCATGTCGATTGCGCTGTCGAACTTCATCCAGGTAACGCAGGGGCCGCGCAACAAACCGATCCCGCCGCTCGTTTCCTCGGTCTACAACGTCTTCGGTATTACCATCTCGCTGAAGCAGATCATCATCATCATCATTACGGCGATCCTGCTCTCCATCTTCTGGTACATCGTCAACAAGACGCCGCTTGGTCGTGCACAGCGTGCGACCGAACAGGACCGCAAGATGGCGGCCCTGCTTGGCGTCGACGTCGATCGCACGATCTCTGTTACCTTCATCATGGGTGCAGCACTCGCGGCCGTCGCCGGTACGATGTACCTGATGTATTACGGCGTCGTCGTCTTCACCGACGGTTTCGTCCCTGGCGTCAAGGCGTTCACTGCGGCCGTTCTTGGCGGCATCGGTTCGCTGCCGGGCGCCGTTCTCGGCGGACTGTTGATCGGGCTCATCGAGTCTCTCTGGTCGGCCTATTTCACCATCGACTACAAGGACGTCGCGACCTTCTCCATTCTCGCAATCGTCCTGATCTTCAAGCCGTCTGGTATTCTCGGACGACCGGAAGTCGAGAAGGTATAA